From a single Methanomassiliicoccales archaeon genomic region:
- a CDS encoding site-specific DNA-methyltransferase, whose amino-acid sequence MPGRKRAGKSAQGADDFRYPEVKRKNNPPAGIAPTYEVRERKIQTYAYDPHLDPQLVWAGKAEHTSFEVDVVSLHIHEYISTKAILRAVRRPEPIQFDLFGETPLPADQQIEFYKHEVGWTNRLILGDSLLVMNSLLVKEGMAGKVQMIYMDPPYGIKYSSNFQPRIDRRDVKDTDEDLTHEPEQIKAYRDTWTLGIHSYLTYLRDRLLLARELLTESGSIFVQINDENLHLVRCVLDEVFGRENFVGVIPFRKKTMPLGTSKGIEQMDDFLLWYAKTKEQLKYRQLFIPQSTEGNTLYKFWEDSGYSRAKMTDEQIRNYSLLPVRARPFRLKSLMPSGTNRSGLFTFVFRGKEVKPPKNGWATDREGMHRLLHSERLEFSGETLNYVLFADDYPVTPLTAPWQDTTGPSERIFAVQTGEKVIERCILMTTDPGDLVFDPTCGSGTTAWCAEKWGRRWITCDTSRVALAIARQRLMTAKFDYYELKDPERGPAGGFIYETVPHITLESIAKNTEIDAIAEKYNPQIEVALQELNRALGKDWKEWEVPREVPHPVWSEKAQKAYWRLLEIRQSLEPEAKKEAERLLETIYQETGHRWKLNEIPEPVPASDWSEPAKEALRRFWELKRQKRKEIDESIKRNAPQEVLYDRPKVVKGVVRVSGPFTVEAIPVPTVEDPTQAPIPQFEAQEVGERIADRGGDCLTTMVNLLKQQGGVLFPGGKRLELQNLRPLNLGYLHAEAEAQQNGKTLRVAISFGPQHGPVTAYQVQEAIPTAKMNGYNILIFAGFAFDPEAQALIQKTPVAGLQVHLANIAPDVLVGDLLKTTRASQIFTVFGQPDVRVQRQEDGTFVVELRGVDIYDPLTGEVQSSSGKDVAAWFLDTDHDGKTFHICQAFFPGDPDAWEKLQRALKATIPEEAFEQMRGTVSFPFKPGEHNRIAVKVIDFRGNEVVRVQALSRAEYQPATKEA is encoded by the coding sequence ATGCCGGGGAGGAAGCGAGCGGGGAAGTCAGCCCAAGGTGCTGATGATTTTCGGTATCCTGAAGTTAAGCGCAAAAACAATCCGCCTGCGGGGATAGCTCCAACTTACGAGGTGCGAGAGCGCAAGATCCAAACCTATGCTTATGATCCCCACTTGGATCCGCAACTGGTGTGGGCGGGCAAAGCCGAGCACACCAGTTTTGAGGTGGACGTTGTTTCGCTCCACATTCATGAGTACATCTCCACCAAAGCCATCCTGCGCGCCGTCCGCCGCCCCGAACCAATCCAGTTCGATCTCTTCGGCGAAACACCCCTCCCTGCCGATCAGCAGATAGAGTTCTACAAGCACGAGGTCGGCTGGACCAACCGCCTGATCTTGGGCGATTCGCTTCTCGTGATGAACTCACTTCTTGTCAAGGAGGGCATGGCGGGCAAGGTGCAGATGATTTACATGGACCCGCCCTACGGCATCAAGTACTCCAGCAACTTCCAGCCGCGCATTGACCGCCGCGACGTGAAGGACACGGACGAAGACCTCACCCACGAGCCGGAGCAGATCAAGGCCTACCGCGACACCTGGACGCTGGGCATTCACTCCTACCTGACCTACCTGCGCGACCGTCTGCTCTTAGCGCGGGAACTCCTCACCGAGAGCGGCTCCATCTTCGTCCAGATTAACGACGAGAACCTGCACCTGGTGCGGTGTGTGTTGGATGAGGTGTTCGGAAGGGAGAATTTTGTGGGGGTGATCCCTTTCCGTAAGAAAACGATGCCTCTGGGAACCAGCAAAGGTATTGAGCAGATGGACGACTTTTTGTTGTGGTATGCCAAGACTAAGGAGCAGTTGAAGTATCGTCAGCTTTTCATCCCTCAGTCGACTGAAGGCAATACACTTTACAAGTTTTGGGAGGATAGCGGATACTCCCGTGCTAAGATGACTGATGAACAAATAAGAAACTATTCTCTACTGCCAGTACGTGCGCGTCCGTTTAGGCTTAAGTCATTAATGCCTTCTGGTACGAACCGAAGTGGCTTATTTACATTTGTATTCCGTGGCAAAGAGGTGAAGCCACCTAAGAACGGATGGGCTACGGACAGAGAAGGAATGCACCGGCTATTGCATTCTGAAAGGTTGGAGTTTAGTGGCGAGACACTAAATTATGTGCTGTTTGCAGACGATTACCCTGTGACACCGCTTACAGCTCCTTGGCAGGATACGACAGGACCCTCCGAAAGAATCTTCGCGGTACAAACCGGTGAAAAGGTCATCGAACGCTGCATCCTGATGACTACCGACCCGGGCGACCTGGTCTTCGACCCGACCTGCGGCTCAGGCACCACCGCCTGGTGCGCCGAGAAGTGGGGGCGGCGCTGGATCACCTGCGATACCAGCCGCGTGGCCCTGGCCATCGCCCGCCAGCGTCTGATGACGGCAAAGTTCGACTACTACGAACTCAAAGACCCCGAGCGCGGCCCCGCCGGCGGCTTCATCTACGAGACCGTTCCCCACATCACCTTGGAGAGCATCGCCAAGAACACCGAAATTGATGCCATCGCCGAAAAGTACAACCCTCAGATTGAAGTGGCCTTGCAAGAACTCAATAGAGCATTGGGCAAGGACTGGAAAGAGTGGGAAGTGCCACGCGAGGTGCCCCATCCTGTCTGGTCAGAGAAGGCACAGAAGGCTTATTGGCGGCTTTTGGAGATTCGGCAAAGCCTTGAGCCCGAAGCGAAAAAAGAAGCAGAGCGCTTGCTGGAAACCATCTATCAGGAGACGGGACACCGATGGAAGTTAAACGAAATTCCCGAACCTGTGCCTGCCAGCGATTGGTCTGAGCCAGCAAAAGAGGCGTTGCGCCGATTCTGGGAATTAAAGCGCCAAAAGCGAAAAGAGATTGACGAGAGCATCAAGCGCAATGCCCCGCAAGAGGTGCTCTATGACCGACCCAAAGTGGTCAAGGGCGTGGTTCGGGTGTCGGGACCGTTCACCGTAGAGGCAATCCCCGTGCCGACGGTAGAAGACCCGACACAGGCACCTATCCCGCAATTTGAGGCGCAGGAAGTTGGCGAGCGCATTGCCGACCGAGGGGGCGACTGTCTCACCACGATGGTCAACCTCTTGAAGCAGCAAGGCGGTGTCCTTTTCCCTGGCGGCAAGCGCTTGGAACTCCAAAACCTGCGCCCATTGAACTTAGGCTATCTCCATGCCGAGGCCGAAGCGCAGCAGAATGGCAAAACTTTGCGGGTAGCGATCAGTTTCGGTCCGCAACACGGACCCGTGACGGCTTATCAGGTTCAAGAGGCCATCCCGACCGCAAAGATGAATGGCTACAACATCCTCATTTTCGCCGGCTTTGCCTTTGACCCTGAGGCGCAGGCGCTCATCCAGAAGACGCCGGTGGCAGGGCTTCAGGTGCATCTCGCCAACATTGCCCCCGATGTGCTGGTGGGGGATCTGCTTAAGACCACGCGGGCAAGCCAAATCTTCACCGTATTTGGTCAGCCCGATGTGCGCGTGCAACGGCAGGAAGACGGCACTTTCGTCGTGGAGTTGCGCGGTGTGGACATCTACGACCCGCTCACAGGTGAGGTGCAATCAAGCTCGGGCAAGGATGTGGCGGCTTGGTTTTTGGACACTGACCACGACGGCAAGACCTTCCACATCTGTCAAGCCTTCTTCCCCGGCGACCCCGATGCATGGGAGAAACTCCAACGTGCCCTCAAGGCCACCATCCCCGAGGAAGCCTTTGAACAAATGCGCGGCACCGTCTCCTTCCCCTTCAAACCCGGCGAGCACAACCGCATCGCCGTCAAAGTCATAGACTTTCGGGGAAACGAGGTGGTGCGGGTGCAAGCCCTTAGCCGAGCTGAGTATCAGCCAGCCACTAAGGAGGCGTAG